One genomic window of Leptotrichia shahii includes the following:
- a CDS encoding alpha/beta fold hydrolase, protein MKKQYFESFDGKKVPYLFFESKRYKYKNNIVIFHGMTEPIDRYAEFGEFLASNGYNVFVMEIRGHGELKDSEIGDFGKGGIKSVFKDIDSFFKKVLSKVGATPNNTTILGHSMGSLIGTEWGIRNKYKYFILSGFPLKSQLIAIGGNFATFLEKAIFRKVSVFNKISEKWNANFEPNKTKFDWLTRDETENKKYENNELCGYSVTPKFYSGIFSTIGFINRNYKKLDEYARILAIYGTDDKVIDIPYINQIFNTLRKKKRRINILENKNGRHESLNETNKYEIYDEILKWLNAKDF, encoded by the coding sequence ATGAAAAAACAGTATTTTGAAAGTTTTGATGGAAAAAAGGTTCCTTATTTATTTTTTGAATCAAAAAGATATAAATATAAAAATAATATTGTAATATTTCACGGAATGACCGAACCTATTGACAGATATGCTGAATTTGGGGAATTTTTGGCTTCAAATGGATATAATGTGTTTGTTATGGAAATTCGTGGTCATGGGGAATTAAAAGATAGTGAAATTGGAGATTTTGGAAAAGGGGGAATAAAATCTGTCTTTAAAGATATTGATTCCTTTTTTAAAAAAGTTTTGAGCAAAGTTGGAGCAACTCCAAACAATACTACAATTTTGGGGCATAGTATGGGTTCTTTGATTGGGACAGAATGGGGAATCAGAAATAAATATAAATATTTTATTTTATCAGGTTTTCCATTGAAAAGCCAGTTAATAGCTATAGGTGGAAATTTTGCCACTTTTTTAGAAAAAGCGATTTTCAGAAAAGTTTCTGTATTTAATAAAATTTCAGAAAAGTGGAACGCAAATTTTGAGCCAAATAAAACAAAATTCGACTGGCTTACAAGAGATGAAACTGAAAATAAAAAATATGAAAATAATGAGCTTTGCGGCTATTCTGTCACACCAAAGTTTTATTCTGGAATTTTTTCCACAATAGGATTTATCAATAGAAACTATAAAAAATTAGATGAATATGCGAGAATATTAGCCATTTATGGAACAGATGACAAAGTAATAGATATTCCATATATTAATCAAATTTTTAATACATTAAGAAAGAAAAAAAGAAGAATAAACATTCTTGAAAATAAGAATGGACGGCATGAATCTCTTAATGAAACAAACAAATATGAAATTTATGATGAAATTTTAAAATGGCTAAATGCAAAAGATTTTTAA
- the pflB gene encoding formate C-acetyltransferase — translation MDAWRGFKEGNWKDNIDVTEFIRLNYTEYLGDDSFLEGPTEATTKLWKNLSEKFKVEREKGIYDAETKIPSQIDAYGAGYIDKDLEQIVGLQTDAPLKRAIFPNGGLRMVKNSLNAFGYELDPETEEIFTKYRKTHNDGVFSAYTDQIKKARHTGIITGLPDAYGRGRIIGDYRRVALYGVDRLIADREEQFKNLDPAEMTEDVIRLREEIFEQVKALKALKRMAEAYGFDISGPATNGKEAVQWLYFAYLAATKDQNGAAMSIGRTSTFLDIFLERDLQEGTLTEKEAQEIMDHFVMKLRIIRFLRTPEYDALFSGDPVWVTESIGGMGLDGRSMVTKNSFRILHTLYNMGTSPEPNLTVLWSEKLPETWKKFCAKVSIDTSSVQYENDDIMRPQFGNDYGIACCVSPMTIGHQMQFFGARVNLPKALLYAINGGKDEKSKIQVTPVGQFEPIKGEYLEFDEVWEKLDKVLDWLASTYVKALNIIHYMHDKYSYEALEMSLHDINIRRTEAFGIAGLSIIADSLAAIKYGKVKVVRDEEGDAVDYINEKDYVPFGNNDDATDQFAVDITRRFMNKLRTHKMYRDAIPTQSVLTITSNVVYGKKTGNTPDGRRAGAPFGPGANPMHGRDTRGAVASLASVAKIPFEDANDGISYTFAITPETLGKNANEKQTNLVGLMDGYFNQTGHHLNVNVFGRDLLEDAMEHPENYPQLTIRVSGYAVNFVKLTREQQLDVINRTISNKM, via the coding sequence ATGGACGCATGGAGAGGATTTAAAGAAGGAAATTGGAAAGACAACATTGATGTTACAGAATTTATCAGATTAAACTACACAGAATATTTAGGAGATGACAGTTTTTTAGAAGGACCGACTGAAGCGACTACTAAATTATGGAAAAATCTTTCTGAAAAATTTAAAGTAGAAAGAGAAAAAGGTATTTATGATGCTGAAACTAAAATACCTTCTCAAATAGATGCTTATGGAGCTGGATACATTGATAAAGATTTGGAACAAATTGTAGGACTTCAAACTGATGCACCTTTAAAAAGAGCAATCTTTCCAAATGGTGGATTAAGAATGGTAAAAAATAGTTTAAATGCTTTTGGATACGAATTAGATCCTGAAACTGAAGAAATTTTTACTAAATACAGAAAAACTCACAATGACGGAGTTTTCTCAGCTTATACTGACCAAATCAAAAAAGCAAGACACACAGGAATTATTACAGGACTTCCAGATGCTTATGGACGTGGAAGAATTATTGGAGATTACAGAAGAGTTGCACTTTACGGAGTTGACAGACTGATAGCTGATAGAGAAGAACAATTTAAAAACTTAGATCCAGCTGAAATGACAGAAGATGTTATTAGACTTAGAGAAGAAATTTTTGAACAAGTTAAAGCATTAAAAGCATTGAAGAGAATGGCTGAAGCTTATGGATTTGATATTTCGGGACCAGCTACTAACGGTAAAGAAGCAGTACAATGGTTGTATTTTGCATACTTAGCCGCTACAAAAGATCAAAATGGAGCTGCAATGAGTATTGGAAGAACTTCTACATTCTTAGATATTTTCTTGGAAAGAGATTTACAGGAAGGAACTTTGACTGAAAAAGAAGCTCAAGAAATAATGGATCACTTTGTAATGAAATTAAGAATAATTAGATTCTTAAGAACACCTGAATACGATGCATTGTTCTCAGGAGATCCAGTTTGGGTAACTGAATCAATCGGAGGAATGGGATTAGACGGAAGATCAATGGTTACAAAAAATTCATTTAGAATTTTACACACATTGTATAACATGGGAACTTCGCCTGAACCAAACTTAACAGTATTATGGAGTGAAAAATTGCCTGAAACTTGGAAAAAATTCTGTGCTAAAGTGTCAATTGATACTTCATCAGTACAATATGAAAATGACGACATTATGAGACCACAATTTGGGAATGACTATGGAATCGCATGTTGCGTATCTCCAATGACAATTGGACATCAAATGCAATTCTTTGGAGCAAGAGTAAACTTGCCAAAAGCATTGTTATACGCAATTAACGGTGGTAAAGATGAAAAATCTAAGATTCAAGTTACACCAGTTGGACAATTTGAACCAATCAAAGGTGAATACTTAGAATTTGACGAAGTATGGGAAAAATTAGATAAAGTGTTAGACTGGTTAGCTTCAACTTATGTTAAAGCATTGAATATTATTCACTATATGCATGACAAATATTCTTATGAAGCATTAGAAATGTCATTGCACGACATTAATATTAGAAGAACAGAAGCATTTGGAATTGCTGGACTTTCAATTATTGCAGATTCACTTGCGGCTATTAAATATGGTAAAGTAAAAGTTGTAAGAGATGAAGAAGGAGATGCAGTTGACTATATTAATGAAAAAGACTATGTTCCATTTGGAAATAATGACGACGCAACTGACCAATTTGCAGTAGATATTACAAGAAGATTTATGAACAAATTGAGAACTCACAAAATGTATAGAGATGCAATACCTACACAATCAGTATTGACAATTACTTCAAATGTTGTATACGGTAAGAAAACAGGAAATACACCTGATGGAAGAAGAGCTGGAGCACCATTTGGTCCAGGAGCAAACCCTATGCATGGAAGAGATACAAGAGGAGCTGTTGCTTCACTTGCTTCAGTAGCTAAAATTCCGTTTGAAGATGCAAATGATGGAATTTCTTATACATTCGCAATTACACCAGAAACATTAGGTAAAAATGCAAATGAAAAACAAACTAACTTAGTTGGATTAATGGACGGATATTTCAACCAAACAGGACACCACTTAAATGTAAATGTATTCGGAAGAGATTTATTAGAAGATGCAATGGAACATCCTGAAAATTATCCACAATTGACAATCAGAGTTTCTGGATATGCAGTAAACTTCGTTAAATTGACTAGAGAACAACAATTAGATGTAATTAACAGAACAATTTCAAATAAAATGTAG
- the pflA gene encoding pyruvate formate-lyase-activating protein yields the protein MKGYIHSFESFGTKDGPGIRFVLFLQGCPLRCLYCHNVDTWEIKDKKMIMTAQEVMKEILKVKGFIKSGGVTVSGGEPLMQPEFLMELFKLCRENGIHTALDTSGYIFNEKAKKVLELVDMVLLDIKHINPEKYKILTSVELDNTLKFAKYLNEINKPTWLRYVLVPGYSDDENDLHEWAKFVSQLKNVERVDVLPFHQMGQYKWEKVGKEYKLKDTPTPTRELVEKAEGIFRSYGLKLLDK from the coding sequence ATAAAAGGGTATATTCATTCATTTGAATCTTTTGGGACAAAGGATGGACCGGGAATTAGATTTGTGCTGTTTTTGCAGGGATGTCCTTTGAGATGCTTGTATTGCCATAATGTAGATACTTGGGAAATTAAAGATAAAAAGATGATAATGACAGCACAGGAAGTTATGAAGGAAATTTTAAAAGTAAAAGGATTTATAAAAAGTGGCGGAGTTACTGTATCTGGTGGTGAGCCTTTGATGCAGCCTGAATTTTTAATGGAATTGTTTAAACTTTGCCGTGAAAATGGTATTCATACAGCACTTGACACATCTGGATATATTTTCAATGAAAAGGCGAAAAAAGTATTGGAGCTTGTGGATATGGTACTTTTAGATATTAAGCACATAAATCCTGAAAAATATAAAATATTGACCTCAGTAGAACTTGACAATACATTAAAATTTGCAAAATATTTGAACGAAATTAATAAGCCAACTTGGCTAAGATATGTACTGGTTCCAGGGTATTCTGATGATGAAAATGACTTGCATGAGTGGGCAAAGTTTGTGTCACAGTTAAAAAATGTGGAAAGAGTGGATGTTTTGCCGTTTCATCAAATGGGGCAGTATAAATGGGAAAAGGTTGGAAAAGAGTATAAGTTAAAGGATACACCGACACCGACACGAGAATTAGTTGAAAAAGCTGAGGGAATTTTTAGATCTTATGGGTTAAAATTATTGGATAAATAA
- a CDS encoding glutamine amidotransferase-related protein — protein MKIHFILHEIFEVPGAYLAWAALSGHDVTMTKVYQNEKLPENADSFDFLIVMGGPQSPIGDNSEFPYFNPKAEIDLIKKAIKADKYIVGVCLGAQLLGEAYGGTTEKSPSCEIGNFPIELTEAGLEDENIKHFGKQAITGHWHSDMPGLPDTAEILAKSKGCPRQIIKYSKKHYGFQCHLEFTKKVAELLINSDKDLEKKSQTLPYVQSPQTIRDYDYNEMNNLLYEFLDNLTKRNNQMQKLKNYKQILNKIKKEKYFLLYVSMNNCSICHADMPKVEKIVNEENFPAYYIEATEIPEAIGQLSLFSVPVVILFYEGREIHRQAKIIDFNELNYRMKQICENK, from the coding sequence ATGAAAATACACTTCATATTACACGAAATATTTGAAGTCCCAGGAGCTTATCTTGCTTGGGCAGCACTTTCTGGACATGATGTTACAATGACAAAAGTCTATCAAAATGAGAAACTTCCTGAAAATGCGGATTCATTTGATTTTTTAATAGTAATGGGAGGCCCTCAAAGTCCAATTGGAGATAATAGCGAGTTTCCTTATTTTAATCCAAAAGCTGAAATTGATTTGATTAAAAAGGCTATAAAAGCTGATAAATACATAGTTGGAGTTTGTCTTGGAGCTCAACTTTTAGGAGAAGCTTATGGTGGAACTACAGAAAAAAGCCCTTCTTGCGAAATTGGGAATTTTCCAATTGAACTAACTGAAGCTGGATTGGAAGATGAAAATATTAAACATTTTGGAAAACAAGCTATAACTGGACATTGGCACAGCGATATGCCAGGACTGCCTGACACGGCAGAAATTTTAGCAAAAAGTAAAGGATGCCCACGACAAATTATAAAATACAGCAAAAAGCACTACGGCTTTCAATGCCATCTTGAATTCACAAAAAAAGTGGCAGAATTACTAATTAATTCAGATAAAGATCTTGAGAAGAAAAGCCAAACTTTACCTTATGTCCAATCACCTCAAACAATCCGTGATTACGATTACAATGAAATGAATAATCTTCTTTATGAATTTTTGGACAATCTTACAAAAAGGAATAATCAAATGCAAAAACTTAAAAATTATAAACAAATACTAAATAAAATAAAAAAAGAAAAATATTTTTTATTATATGTTTCTATGAATAACTGCAGTATCTGTCATGCTGATATGCCAAAAGTTGAAAAAATTGTAAATGAAGAAAATTTTCCAGCCTATTATATTGAAGCCACTGAAATTCCTGAAGCTATTGGACAATTAAGTTTATTTTCAGTTCCAGTAGTTATTTTATTTTATGAAGGCAGGGAGATACATAGGCAGGCTAAAATTATTGATTTTAACGAATTAAATTATAGAATGAAGCAAATATGTGAAAACAAGTAA
- a CDS encoding tRNA(Met) cytidine acetate ligase: MLKIGIVAEYNPFHNGHLYQIRKIKEIFGKNVFIAVVISGDFVQRGEISFLDKWEKTQVNLEYGVNLITELPLYYSIQNAEIFSKMATQILDYLGMDIQVFGAEEENIEVLQKVLDLQKSQDYKDKLMEYMKKGNSYSTSQRLALKEYGLDRIVKSNNILALEYMREIEKSNLKIKPFIVKREISEYNEEKVEKEREEFASASFLRNELEKILEEFCGDKNLKSKKLILEKLEKIQKFVPKKSFEIILENLEFKIKNGINWQKLKKEIFKIVKYKILTEKKEKIMKIYDINCEIYARIYRGAAISKNYKEFLENTKSRNLSNKRVERIILNILLNIKAEMMDFEINYVRILGFDKKGQKYLKKIRENNNFEDIEGKNDFEKKNIFVNWKDIEKFGSFSENNGNMENSENIKNFKIQENFFKKIKIEKNGFLLKELFLEKREKLNPIIYLNNQN, from the coding sequence TTGTTAAAAATAGGAATTGTAGCTGAATACAATCCGTTTCACAATGGTCATTTGTATCAAATCCGGAAAATTAAGGAAATATTTGGTAAAAATGTTTTTATTGCAGTTGTGATAAGTGGAGATTTCGTTCAGCGAGGAGAAATTTCGTTTTTGGATAAATGGGAGAAAACTCAGGTTAATTTAGAGTATGGAGTTAATTTAATTACAGAGCTCCCACTTTACTATTCAATTCAAAATGCTGAGATTTTTTCAAAGATGGCGACACAAATTTTGGATTATTTGGGAATGGATATTCAGGTTTTTGGAGCAGAAGAAGAAAACATTGAGGTTTTGCAAAAGGTGCTTGATTTGCAGAAAAGTCAGGATTATAAGGACAAACTTATGGAGTATATGAAAAAGGGCAATAGTTACAGCACTTCTCAAAGGTTGGCATTGAAGGAATATGGACTGGATAGAATTGTGAAATCGAATAATATTTTGGCTTTGGAATATATGCGTGAGATTGAAAAAAGTAATCTTAAAATAAAGCCGTTTATTGTAAAAAGGGAAATTTCAGAATATAATGAAGAAAAAGTTGAAAAAGAGAGGGAAGAGTTTGCCAGTGCTTCGTTTTTACGGAATGAACTGGAAAAAATATTAGAAGAATTTTGTGGCGATAAAAATTTAAAATCTAAAAAACTTATTTTGGAAAAGCTGGAAAAAATTCAGAAATTTGTGCCAAAAAAGTCTTTTGAAATAATTCTTGAAAATTTAGAATTTAAAATAAAAAATGGAATTAATTGGCAAAAATTAAAGAAAGAAATCTTTAAAATCGTAAAATATAAGATTTTGACTGAAAAAAAAGAAAAAATAATGAAAATATATGACATTAATTGTGAAATTTATGCTAGAATATATAGGGGAGCGGCAATTTCAAAAAATTATAAGGAATTTTTGGAAAATACGAAATCAAGAAACTTGTCAAATAAGCGTGTAGAGCGGATTATTTTAAATATTTTGCTAAACATAAAGGCTGAAATGATGGATTTTGAGATAAATTATGTCAGAATTTTAGGATTTGATAAAAAGGGACAGAAATATTTGAAAAAAATTCGAGAAAATAATAATTTTGAAGATATTGAAGGGAAAAATGATTTTGAGAAAAAAAATATTTTTGTAAATTGGAAGGATATTGAAAAATTTGGAAGTTTTTCTGAAAATAATGGGAATATGGAAAATTCAGAAAATATAAAAAATTTTAAAATTCAAGAAAATTTTTTTAAAAAAATAAAAATTGAAAAAAATGGATTTCTATTAAAAGAATTATTTTTAGAAAAAAGAGAAAAATTGAATCCAATTATTTATTTGAATAATCAAAATTAA
- a CDS encoding alpha/beta hydrolase has protein sequence MGTELLIIVNVLFMIFFFVIAYLSIRYFINQIEKYPRITFEEVYNSKKLRQKYNIENNKANPYDYGYNFKEIEYKSGKIQLYGWLIENKEAAKTMIISHGRGVNRLAALQYLGMFKDIGLDKEYNFFIPDLRNSGKSDVARTKMGYCFGQDIFHTMEMLNEKFGKNNFTLYGFSQGGMGSAIASKMYIKTLRKKGIIIEKLILDSSISNIRKRIKEDARKRRVPKFIVSVIVRIFNFRVGSHLDKLKLSYLLKRIPTLIIQSKNDKATTYGMLMEEYNELAQNEHIRLKVFEKGSHTRIYADPDCKDEYAKAVKEFLVN, from the coding sequence ATGGGAACGGAGTTATTAATAATAGTTAATGTACTATTTATGATATTTTTCTTTGTGATTGCATATTTATCAATACGGTATTTTATTAATCAGATTGAGAAATATCCAAGAATCACATTTGAAGAGGTGTATAATAGTAAAAAGTTAAGACAGAAGTATAATATTGAGAATAATAAGGCAAATCCTTATGATTATGGTTATAATTTTAAAGAAATTGAGTATAAATCAGGGAAAATTCAGCTTTATGGGTGGCTTATTGAAAATAAGGAAGCTGCAAAAACTATGATTATTTCTCATGGGCGTGGTGTGAATAGATTGGCGGCATTACAGTATTTGGGGATGTTTAAGGATATTGGGCTTGATAAGGAGTATAATTTTTTTATTCCAGATTTGAGAAATTCTGGGAAGTCTGATGTAGCTAGAACTAAGATGGGATATTGCTTTGGGCAGGATATTTTTCATACTATGGAAATGCTGAATGAAAAGTTTGGAAAGAATAATTTTACGCTTTATGGGTTTTCACAAGGGGGAATGGGGTCTGCCATTGCTTCTAAAATGTATATAAAGACACTTAGAAAAAAAGGGATAATTATTGAAAAATTAATATTGGATAGTTCAATTTCAAATATAAGAAAGAGAATTAAGGAAGATGCAAGAAAACGTCGTGTTCCAAAATTTATTGTAAGTGTTATTGTGAGAATTTTTAATTTTAGAGTTGGAAGTCATCTTGATAAATTAAAATTGTCATATTTGCTAAAAAGAATACCGACTTTGATAATTCAGTCTAAAAATGATAAAGCAACAACTTACGGAATGCTTATGGAAGAATACAATGAATTGGCACAAAATGAACATATTAGATTAAAGGTTTTTGAAAAAGGTTCACACACTAGAATTTATGCTGATCCTGATTGCAAAGATGAATATGCCAAAGCAGTAAAGGAA